One region of Drosophila subobscura isolate 14011-0131.10 chromosome J, UCBerk_Dsub_1.0, whole genome shotgun sequence genomic DNA includes:
- the LOC117894724 gene encoding transmembrane emp24 domain-containing protein B: MNKSKMRLTWQREQINNLLLTFALICCCCCLINVVSAQEAQQPWYENLPAVAMDYKVHIDAGKEDCYHQYVQAGATFYVSFSVVRGGDGMAGFAVRNPANEVVKPYQWQATADYTDQVSPGGYYSVCIDNQFSRFAGKLVNIYITVVKYDAWDKYAKEIEQLQLNMQNFTTTIGTVERNINDMMVYQAHSRHRESRDYALLLDNNTYIQTFSLSQIVVILITCSIQVFFVRKLFDVKSNSKSRI, from the exons ATGAACAAATCCAAAATGCGATTGACgtggcagagagagcagaTTAATAATCTATTACTGACATTTGCtctgatttgttgttgttgctgtctaATCAACGTTGTCTCGGCGCAAGAGGCGCAACAGCCATGGTATGAGAATCTGCCAGCAGTGGCCATGGACTACAAG GTTCACATAGACGCTGGCAAGGAGGATTGCTATCACCAGTACGTGCAGGCGGGAGCCACTTTCTATGTCTCCTTCAGT GTGGTGCGTGGCGGCGATGGCATGGCCGGTTTCGCGGTACGCAATCCAGCAAATGAGGTAGTGAAGCCCTACCAGTGGCAGGCCACGGCGGACTACACCGACCAGGTCTCGCCCGGCGGCTACTACTCCGTCTGCATCGACAACCAGTTCTCGAGATTCGCTGGCAAGCTGGTGAACATCTACATCACGGTGGTGAAGTACGATGCTTGGGACAAATACGCCAAAGAGattgagcagctgcagctgaacatGCAAAACTTTACA ACCACCATCGGTACTGTGGAGCGCAACATCAACGACATGATGGTCTACCAGGCGCATAGCCGGCATCGCGAATCACGCGACTATGCACTGCTTTTGGATAACAACACCTACATACAGACTTTCTCGCTCAGCCAAATTGTGGTCATATTGATCACATGCTCCATCCAG GTCTTCTTTGTGCGCAAATTGTTTGATGTGAAATCGAATTCAAAGAGTCGCATTTAG
- the LOC117894580 gene encoding aldose 1-epimerase, whose translation MVHVTEDVFAAGAVNPFTRQTEPIRRFTLSNGDGMSVQVITLGATITSIKTPDARGQLDDVTLGFDDLAGYQSEKNPYFGATIGRVCNRVANGRFRLDGEVVEVSKNRDNKFQLHGGFVGFDKAHWDVVALLKDGVKLSHTNPDGHEGYPGKVTATVSFTLSEDNCLHVRMMAESDKPTPVNLTNHSYFNLAGHKSGANGLYEHSIEINAYGITETDKDSIPTGKITLVDGTAFDLRVPSNLGERLKQLQPAPGYDDNFCVEFDPPQPFAKVARATHPPSGRWLEVVSNQPGVQFYTANFMPNVERGEAAIPGKSGAAYAKHGAFCLETQKFPDSVNHSNFPSTTLRPGDHYNHEVIYKFGVSQ comes from the coding sequence ATGGTTCACGTCACGGAAGATGTTTTTGCCGCTGGCGCAGTCAATCCGTTCACCAGGCAAACGGAACCCATTCGACGCTTCACGCTGAGTAATGGCGATGGCATGAGTGTCCAGGTCATTACCCTGGGCGCCACCATTACGAGCATCAAGACACCGGATGCCCGCGGCCAGTTGGATGACGTGACGCTCGGATTTGATGATTTGGCGGGCTATCAGAGCGAAAAGAATCCCTACTTTGGGGCCACCATTGGACGGGTGTGCAATCGAGTGGCCAATGGACGCTTCCGGCTGGATGGCGAGGTAGTGGAGGTGTCCAAGAACCGGGATAACAAATTCCAGCTCCATGGCGGATTCGTGGGCTTCGACAAGGCCCACTGGGATGTGGTGGCTTTGCTCAAAGACGGCGTCAAACTTTCGCACACCAATCCCGACGGACATGAGGGGTATCCGGGCAAGGTGACGGCCACTGTGAGCTTCACCCTTAGCGAGGACAACTGCCTGCATGTCCGCATGATGGCGGAGAGCGACAAGCCCACGCCCGTGAATCTCACCAACCACTCGTACTTCAACCTTGCTGGCCACAAGTCGGGTGCCAACGGCCTCTACGAGCACAGCATCGAGATCAATGCCTATGGCATTACGGAAACGGACAAGGACTCCATACCCACCGGCAAGATTACACTGGTGGACGGAACTGCATTCGATTTGCGGGTGCCCAGCAATCTCGGGGAGCGTCTCAAGCAGCTGCAACCGGCCCCCGGCTACGATGACAATTTCTGTGTGGAGTTTGATCCGCCACAGCCGTTCGCCAAGGTGGCCAGGGCCACGCATCCGCCCAGCGGGCGCTGGCTGGAGGTGGTCAGCAATCAGCCAGGCGTTCAGTTCTATACAGCCAACTTTATGCCGAATGTGGAGCGTGGAGAGGCGGCCATTCCCGGCAAGAGTGGAGCTGCATATGCCAAGCATGGAGCCTTCTGCCTGGAGACTCAGAAGTTTCCCGATTCAGTGAATCACAGCAACTTCCCTTCGACGACCTTGCGGCCCGGCGATCACTACAATCACGAAGTCATCTACAAGTTTGGCGTCTCCCAATGA
- the LOC117894600 gene encoding brachyurin gives MILQLVVCLLAQLSLGFGQDRGSLRIMNGTIARDKQFPYQVGLLCYFADSPNEPNLCGGTIISKRWILTAAHCLQDPSSELQKVIVYVGSLSVHESAAYVVRKSATIVHKQFNRKIVANDIALIKLPRDLTFNARIQPARLANPKDSYVGRTAIISGWGLTTKQEASRVLQYIRAPILSNKECEKQWNKQLKGKSRKLVLDSFICIDSRAGLPCRGDSGGPLVLDDGSKTLVGIVSHGYDDKCLVTLPDILTRVSSFLSWITEQTGGLGQ, from the exons ATGATTCTTCAGTTggttgtgtgtctgttggcGCAGCTGAGTCTGGGCTTTGGCCAGGATCGGGGCTCTCTGCGCATAATGAATGGAACCATAGCGAGGGATAAGCAATTCCCCTACCAGGTGGGTTTGCTTTGCTACTTTGCTGACTCGCCGAATGAACCGAATCTGTGTGGCGGCACAATTATCAGCAAACGTTGGATCCTCACAGCAGCCCATTGCCTGCAGGACCCAAGCTCTGAACT CCAGAAAGTAATTGTCTACGTGGGAAGTCTATCAGTCCACGAGAGTGCAGCATATGTGGTCAGGAAGAGCGCCACCATCGTCCATAAGCAGTTCAACCGCAAAATTGTAGCCAATGACATTGCATTGATTAAGCTGCCAAGGGATCTAACGTTTAATGCTCGCATACAGCCGGCAAGATTGGCCAACCCAAAGGATAGCTATGTGGGCAGGACGGCCATTATATCCGGCTGGGGTCTGACCACCAAGCAGGAGGCCAGCAGAGTGCTCCAGTACATCAGAGCTCCGATCTTGAGCAACAAGGAATGCGAGAAGCAATGGAACAAGCAGCTCAAAGGGAAGAGCAGGAAGCTCGTGCTGGACTCCTTCATATGCATTGATTCCCGGGCGGGTCTGCCGTGTCGCGGCGACTCTGGCGGTCCGCTGGTGCTCGATGATGGCTCTAAGACGCTGGTGGGGATTGTCTCGCACGGCTATGATGACAAGTGTCTGGTGACACTGCCAGATATCCTGACGCGTGTCTCTTCGTTTCTGAGCTGGATTACAGAGCAAACTGGTGGCTTGGGGCAATAA
- the LOC117894570 gene encoding protein SCAI isoform X1, translating into MVKMESTEEQDRKLVLEFCHLLEKSKQLFNGLRDLPQYGHRQWQAYFGRTFDVYTKLWKFQQQHRMVLDSKYGLKRWQIGEIASKIGQLYYHYYLRTSETNYLNEAYQFYAAIRGRAYYSRAAKEDRPDLMVKKLRYYARFIVVCLLLKKMKLVRELVTELEKQIQEYTNTFLSYEPEDHLEWSLVLEEIKGFIKAEAAVAVLHADSNPIILSHSGSGSRLSPLTTPPCERSPHMTLSLQEILIVGSACEQAKFSELTMDMFRMLQTLEREPTESATNPLSMAHGLHGHDASPAASRIPPYGVPGSKGYQENGRHFRDNPHKYLLYKPSISQLMVFLASGVRELPLGGALLLYMSADGCFSTTKHPEDFGYELGGVATCAKRDSVDGGGLSCRGKSYKENHCLYPGDLYPFTRRPMFIVIDSDNSFVFQHIPRYFGQPLVVLMSPQDVPSAFQADVQHHGSLFTLFLHSPLTALCYICNVGDVPIHHWERCQTYVDRFITEASRLVTRCRMDEIEQGIGCIDSSYVQFFGDDFLRTLILRFVFCDVVLRLHRGFRGRHMRPRCEPQLPASELLEHPSLSHIVFQLASALDVRGHFSEGPECD; encoded by the exons ATGGTGAAAATGGAATCCACGGAAGAACAGGATCGAAAGTTAGTCTTGgagttttgccatttgctagAGAAATCCAAGCAGCTCTTTAATGGGCTGAG GGATCTGCCACAATATGGTCATCGGCAGTGGCAAGCGTATTTCGGACGCACCTTCGATGTGTATACGAAATTGTGGAaattccagcagcaacatcgcaTGGTGCTCGACTCCAAGTACGGACTGAAACGCTGGCAAATTGGCGAGATAGCAAGCAAAATTGGCCAGCTCTATTATCACTATTA CTTAAGAACCAGCGAAACCAACTACCTGAATGAGGCGTATCAGTTTTATGCGGCAATACGTGGACGTGCGTATTATTCGCGTGCAGCCAAGGAGGATCGGCCGGATCTGATGGTGAAAAAGCTGCGCTACTATGCCCGCTTCATAGtcgtctgtctgctgctcaAGAAGATGAAGCTGGTGCGGGAGCTGGTCACCGAACTGGAGAAGCAGATCCAGGAGTACACCAACAC TTTTCTCAGCTACGAGCCGGAGGATCATTTGGAATGGTCGCTGGTCCTCGAGGAAATCAAAGGCTTCATCAAGGCCGAGGCAGCTGTGGCCGTACTCCATGCCGATTCCAATCCCATCATATTATCGCACAG TGGTTCCGGTTCTAGGTTATCGCCGCTGACAACGCCGCCCTGCGAGCGGTCGCCGCACATGACGCTCAGCCTGCAGGAGATCCTCATTGTGGGCTCTGCCTGTGAGCAGGCCAAGTTCTCGGAGCTCACCATGGACATGTTCCGCATGCTGCAGACGCTGGAGCGAGAGCCCACGGAATCGGCCACGAATCCGCTGAGCATGGCGCACGGCCTGCATGGACACGATGCCAGTCCGGCGGCCAGTCGCATACCACCTTATGGTGTGCCAGGATCCAAGGGTTACCAGGAGAATGGCCGTCACTTTCGAGACAATCCTCACAAGTATCTACTTTACAAGCCTTCGATTAGCCAGCTGATGGTCTTCCTCGCCAGCGGCGTTCGGGAACTGCCACTGGGTGGCGCCTTACTCCTGTACATGTCCGCGGACGGCTGTTTCTCCACCACAAAACATCCCGAAGATT TTGGCTATGAGCTGGGCGGCGTTGCCACCTGCGCCAAGCGGGACAGCGTCGATGGTGGGGGATTGTCATGCCGCGGGAAATCGTACAAGGAGAACCACTGCCTATATCCGGGTGATCTCTATCCGTTCACACGCCGGCCCATGTTCATTGTCATCGATTCGGACAACTCGTTCGTCTTTCAGCACATACCCCGCTACTTTGGCCAGCCGCTGGTCGTGCTCATGTCACCGCAAGATGTACCATCCGCATTTCAAG CTGATGTCCAGCATCATGGCTCGCTGTTTACGTTGTTCCTGCACTCCCCGCTCACGGCCCTCTGCTACATTTGCAATGTGGGCGATGTGCCCATCCATCATTGGGAACGCTGCCAGACCTATGTGGATCGCTTTATCACAGAGGCCTCGCGCCTGGTCACGCGTTGCCGCATGGATGAGATCGAACAGGGCATTGGCTGTATAG ACTCATCGTATGTTCAGTTCTTTGGCGATGATTTTCTGCGCACACTCATCTTACGTTTCGTCTTCTGTGATGTGGTGCTGCGTCTGCATCGTGGATTCCGTGGCAGACACATGCGACCGCGCTGCGAGCCCCAGCTGCCGGCCAgcgagctgctggagcatcCATCGCTATCGCACATTGTCTTTCAGCTGGCCTCGGCGCTCGATGTGCGCGGCCACTTCTCGGAGGGGCCGGAGTGCGACTGA
- the LOC117894570 gene encoding protein SCAI isoform X4 — protein sequence MVKMESTEEQDRKLVLEFCHLLEKSKQLFNGLRDLPQYGHRQWQAYFGRTFDVYTKLWKFQQQHRMVLDSKYGLKRWQIGEIASKIGQLYYHYYLRTSETNYLNEAYQFYAAIRGRAYYSRAAKEDRPDLMVKKLRYYARFIVVCLLLKKMKLVRELVTELEKQIQEYTNTYEPEDHLEWSLVLEEIKGFIKAEAAVAVLHADSNPIILSHRLSPLTTPPCERSPHMTLSLQEILIVGSACEQAKFSELTMDMFRMLQTLEREPTESATNPLSMAHGLHGHDASPAASRIPPYGVPGSKGYQENGRHFRDNPHKYLLYKPSISQLMVFLASGVRELPLGGALLLYMSADGCFSTTKHPEDFGYELGGVATCAKRDSVDGGGLSCRGKSYKENHCLYPGDLYPFTRRPMFIVIDSDNSFVFQHIPRYFGQPLVVLMSPQDVPSAFQADVQHHGSLFTLFLHSPLTALCYICNVGDVPIHHWERCQTYVDRFITEASRLVTRCRMDEIEQGIGCIDSSYVQFFGDDFLRTLILRFVFCDVVLRLHRGFRGRHMRPRCEPQLPASELLEHPSLSHIVFQLASALDVRGHFSEGPECD from the exons ATGGTGAAAATGGAATCCACGGAAGAACAGGATCGAAAGTTAGTCTTGgagttttgccatttgctagAGAAATCCAAGCAGCTCTTTAATGGGCTGAG GGATCTGCCACAATATGGTCATCGGCAGTGGCAAGCGTATTTCGGACGCACCTTCGATGTGTATACGAAATTGTGGAaattccagcagcaacatcgcaTGGTGCTCGACTCCAAGTACGGACTGAAACGCTGGCAAATTGGCGAGATAGCAAGCAAAATTGGCCAGCTCTATTATCACTATTA CTTAAGAACCAGCGAAACCAACTACCTGAATGAGGCGTATCAGTTTTATGCGGCAATACGTGGACGTGCGTATTATTCGCGTGCAGCCAAGGAGGATCGGCCGGATCTGATGGTGAAAAAGCTGCGCTACTATGCCCGCTTCATAGtcgtctgtctgctgctcaAGAAGATGAAGCTGGTGCGGGAGCTGGTCACCGAACTGGAGAAGCAGATCCAGGAGTACACCAACAC CTACGAGCCGGAGGATCATTTGGAATGGTCGCTGGTCCTCGAGGAAATCAAAGGCTTCATCAAGGCCGAGGCAGCTGTGGCCGTACTCCATGCCGATTCCAATCCCATCATATTATCGCACAG GTTATCGCCGCTGACAACGCCGCCCTGCGAGCGGTCGCCGCACATGACGCTCAGCCTGCAGGAGATCCTCATTGTGGGCTCTGCCTGTGAGCAGGCCAAGTTCTCGGAGCTCACCATGGACATGTTCCGCATGCTGCAGACGCTGGAGCGAGAGCCCACGGAATCGGCCACGAATCCGCTGAGCATGGCGCACGGCCTGCATGGACACGATGCCAGTCCGGCGGCCAGTCGCATACCACCTTATGGTGTGCCAGGATCCAAGGGTTACCAGGAGAATGGCCGTCACTTTCGAGACAATCCTCACAAGTATCTACTTTACAAGCCTTCGATTAGCCAGCTGATGGTCTTCCTCGCCAGCGGCGTTCGGGAACTGCCACTGGGTGGCGCCTTACTCCTGTACATGTCCGCGGACGGCTGTTTCTCCACCACAAAACATCCCGAAGATT TTGGCTATGAGCTGGGCGGCGTTGCCACCTGCGCCAAGCGGGACAGCGTCGATGGTGGGGGATTGTCATGCCGCGGGAAATCGTACAAGGAGAACCACTGCCTATATCCGGGTGATCTCTATCCGTTCACACGCCGGCCCATGTTCATTGTCATCGATTCGGACAACTCGTTCGTCTTTCAGCACATACCCCGCTACTTTGGCCAGCCGCTGGTCGTGCTCATGTCACCGCAAGATGTACCATCCGCATTTCAAG CTGATGTCCAGCATCATGGCTCGCTGTTTACGTTGTTCCTGCACTCCCCGCTCACGGCCCTCTGCTACATTTGCAATGTGGGCGATGTGCCCATCCATCATTGGGAACGCTGCCAGACCTATGTGGATCGCTTTATCACAGAGGCCTCGCGCCTGGTCACGCGTTGCCGCATGGATGAGATCGAACAGGGCATTGGCTGTATAG ACTCATCGTATGTTCAGTTCTTTGGCGATGATTTTCTGCGCACACTCATCTTACGTTTCGTCTTCTGTGATGTGGTGCTGCGTCTGCATCGTGGATTCCGTGGCAGACACATGCGACCGCGCTGCGAGCCCCAGCTGCCGGCCAgcgagctgctggagcatcCATCGCTATCGCACATTGTCTTTCAGCTGGCCTCGGCGCTCGATGTGCGCGGCCACTTCTCGGAGGGGCCGGAGTGCGACTGA
- the LOC117894570 gene encoding protein SCAI isoform X2, translating into MVKMESTEEQDRKLVLEFCHLLEKSKQLFNGLRDLPQYGHRQWQAYFGRTFDVYTKLWKFQQQHRMVLDSKYGLKRWQIGEIASKIGQLYYHYYLRTSETNYLNEAYQFYAAIRGRAYYSRAAKEDRPDLMVKKLRYYARFIVVCLLLKKMKLVRELVTELEKQIQEYTNTYEPEDHLEWSLVLEEIKGFIKAEAAVAVLHADSNPIILSHSGSGSRLSPLTTPPCERSPHMTLSLQEILIVGSACEQAKFSELTMDMFRMLQTLEREPTESATNPLSMAHGLHGHDASPAASRIPPYGVPGSKGYQENGRHFRDNPHKYLLYKPSISQLMVFLASGVRELPLGGALLLYMSADGCFSTTKHPEDFGYELGGVATCAKRDSVDGGGLSCRGKSYKENHCLYPGDLYPFTRRPMFIVIDSDNSFVFQHIPRYFGQPLVVLMSPQDVPSAFQADVQHHGSLFTLFLHSPLTALCYICNVGDVPIHHWERCQTYVDRFITEASRLVTRCRMDEIEQGIGCIDSSYVQFFGDDFLRTLILRFVFCDVVLRLHRGFRGRHMRPRCEPQLPASELLEHPSLSHIVFQLASALDVRGHFSEGPECD; encoded by the exons ATGGTGAAAATGGAATCCACGGAAGAACAGGATCGAAAGTTAGTCTTGgagttttgccatttgctagAGAAATCCAAGCAGCTCTTTAATGGGCTGAG GGATCTGCCACAATATGGTCATCGGCAGTGGCAAGCGTATTTCGGACGCACCTTCGATGTGTATACGAAATTGTGGAaattccagcagcaacatcgcaTGGTGCTCGACTCCAAGTACGGACTGAAACGCTGGCAAATTGGCGAGATAGCAAGCAAAATTGGCCAGCTCTATTATCACTATTA CTTAAGAACCAGCGAAACCAACTACCTGAATGAGGCGTATCAGTTTTATGCGGCAATACGTGGACGTGCGTATTATTCGCGTGCAGCCAAGGAGGATCGGCCGGATCTGATGGTGAAAAAGCTGCGCTACTATGCCCGCTTCATAGtcgtctgtctgctgctcaAGAAGATGAAGCTGGTGCGGGAGCTGGTCACCGAACTGGAGAAGCAGATCCAGGAGTACACCAACAC CTACGAGCCGGAGGATCATTTGGAATGGTCGCTGGTCCTCGAGGAAATCAAAGGCTTCATCAAGGCCGAGGCAGCTGTGGCCGTACTCCATGCCGATTCCAATCCCATCATATTATCGCACAG TGGTTCCGGTTCTAGGTTATCGCCGCTGACAACGCCGCCCTGCGAGCGGTCGCCGCACATGACGCTCAGCCTGCAGGAGATCCTCATTGTGGGCTCTGCCTGTGAGCAGGCCAAGTTCTCGGAGCTCACCATGGACATGTTCCGCATGCTGCAGACGCTGGAGCGAGAGCCCACGGAATCGGCCACGAATCCGCTGAGCATGGCGCACGGCCTGCATGGACACGATGCCAGTCCGGCGGCCAGTCGCATACCACCTTATGGTGTGCCAGGATCCAAGGGTTACCAGGAGAATGGCCGTCACTTTCGAGACAATCCTCACAAGTATCTACTTTACAAGCCTTCGATTAGCCAGCTGATGGTCTTCCTCGCCAGCGGCGTTCGGGAACTGCCACTGGGTGGCGCCTTACTCCTGTACATGTCCGCGGACGGCTGTTTCTCCACCACAAAACATCCCGAAGATT TTGGCTATGAGCTGGGCGGCGTTGCCACCTGCGCCAAGCGGGACAGCGTCGATGGTGGGGGATTGTCATGCCGCGGGAAATCGTACAAGGAGAACCACTGCCTATATCCGGGTGATCTCTATCCGTTCACACGCCGGCCCATGTTCATTGTCATCGATTCGGACAACTCGTTCGTCTTTCAGCACATACCCCGCTACTTTGGCCAGCCGCTGGTCGTGCTCATGTCACCGCAAGATGTACCATCCGCATTTCAAG CTGATGTCCAGCATCATGGCTCGCTGTTTACGTTGTTCCTGCACTCCCCGCTCACGGCCCTCTGCTACATTTGCAATGTGGGCGATGTGCCCATCCATCATTGGGAACGCTGCCAGACCTATGTGGATCGCTTTATCACAGAGGCCTCGCGCCTGGTCACGCGTTGCCGCATGGATGAGATCGAACAGGGCATTGGCTGTATAG ACTCATCGTATGTTCAGTTCTTTGGCGATGATTTTCTGCGCACACTCATCTTACGTTTCGTCTTCTGTGATGTGGTGCTGCGTCTGCATCGTGGATTCCGTGGCAGACACATGCGACCGCGCTGCGAGCCCCAGCTGCCGGCCAgcgagctgctggagcatcCATCGCTATCGCACATTGTCTTTCAGCTGGCCTCGGCGCTCGATGTGCGCGGCCACTTCTCGGAGGGGCCGGAGTGCGACTGA
- the LOC117894570 gene encoding protein SCAI isoform X3, which yields MVKMESTEEQDRKLVLEFCHLLEKSKQLFNGLRDLPQYGHRQWQAYFGRTFDVYTKLWKFQQQHRMVLDSKYGLKRWQIGEIASKIGQLYYHYYLRTSETNYLNEAYQFYAAIRGRAYYSRAAKEDRPDLMVKKLRYYARFIVVCLLLKKMKLVRELVTELEKQIQEYTNTFLSYEPEDHLEWSLVLEEIKGFIKAEAAVAVLHADSNPIILSHRLSPLTTPPCERSPHMTLSLQEILIVGSACEQAKFSELTMDMFRMLQTLEREPTESATNPLSMAHGLHGHDASPAASRIPPYGVPGSKGYQENGRHFRDNPHKYLLYKPSISQLMVFLASGVRELPLGGALLLYMSADGCFSTTKHPEDFGYELGGVATCAKRDSVDGGGLSCRGKSYKENHCLYPGDLYPFTRRPMFIVIDSDNSFVFQHIPRYFGQPLVVLMSPQDVPSAFQADVQHHGSLFTLFLHSPLTALCYICNVGDVPIHHWERCQTYVDRFITEASRLVTRCRMDEIEQGIGCIDSSYVQFFGDDFLRTLILRFVFCDVVLRLHRGFRGRHMRPRCEPQLPASELLEHPSLSHIVFQLASALDVRGHFSEGPECD from the exons ATGGTGAAAATGGAATCCACGGAAGAACAGGATCGAAAGTTAGTCTTGgagttttgccatttgctagAGAAATCCAAGCAGCTCTTTAATGGGCTGAG GGATCTGCCACAATATGGTCATCGGCAGTGGCAAGCGTATTTCGGACGCACCTTCGATGTGTATACGAAATTGTGGAaattccagcagcaacatcgcaTGGTGCTCGACTCCAAGTACGGACTGAAACGCTGGCAAATTGGCGAGATAGCAAGCAAAATTGGCCAGCTCTATTATCACTATTA CTTAAGAACCAGCGAAACCAACTACCTGAATGAGGCGTATCAGTTTTATGCGGCAATACGTGGACGTGCGTATTATTCGCGTGCAGCCAAGGAGGATCGGCCGGATCTGATGGTGAAAAAGCTGCGCTACTATGCCCGCTTCATAGtcgtctgtctgctgctcaAGAAGATGAAGCTGGTGCGGGAGCTGGTCACCGAACTGGAGAAGCAGATCCAGGAGTACACCAACAC TTTTCTCAGCTACGAGCCGGAGGATCATTTGGAATGGTCGCTGGTCCTCGAGGAAATCAAAGGCTTCATCAAGGCCGAGGCAGCTGTGGCCGTACTCCATGCCGATTCCAATCCCATCATATTATCGCACAG GTTATCGCCGCTGACAACGCCGCCCTGCGAGCGGTCGCCGCACATGACGCTCAGCCTGCAGGAGATCCTCATTGTGGGCTCTGCCTGTGAGCAGGCCAAGTTCTCGGAGCTCACCATGGACATGTTCCGCATGCTGCAGACGCTGGAGCGAGAGCCCACGGAATCGGCCACGAATCCGCTGAGCATGGCGCACGGCCTGCATGGACACGATGCCAGTCCGGCGGCCAGTCGCATACCACCTTATGGTGTGCCAGGATCCAAGGGTTACCAGGAGAATGGCCGTCACTTTCGAGACAATCCTCACAAGTATCTACTTTACAAGCCTTCGATTAGCCAGCTGATGGTCTTCCTCGCCAGCGGCGTTCGGGAACTGCCACTGGGTGGCGCCTTACTCCTGTACATGTCCGCGGACGGCTGTTTCTCCACCACAAAACATCCCGAAGATT TTGGCTATGAGCTGGGCGGCGTTGCCACCTGCGCCAAGCGGGACAGCGTCGATGGTGGGGGATTGTCATGCCGCGGGAAATCGTACAAGGAGAACCACTGCCTATATCCGGGTGATCTCTATCCGTTCACACGCCGGCCCATGTTCATTGTCATCGATTCGGACAACTCGTTCGTCTTTCAGCACATACCCCGCTACTTTGGCCAGCCGCTGGTCGTGCTCATGTCACCGCAAGATGTACCATCCGCATTTCAAG CTGATGTCCAGCATCATGGCTCGCTGTTTACGTTGTTCCTGCACTCCCCGCTCACGGCCCTCTGCTACATTTGCAATGTGGGCGATGTGCCCATCCATCATTGGGAACGCTGCCAGACCTATGTGGATCGCTTTATCACAGAGGCCTCGCGCCTGGTCACGCGTTGCCGCATGGATGAGATCGAACAGGGCATTGGCTGTATAG ACTCATCGTATGTTCAGTTCTTTGGCGATGATTTTCTGCGCACACTCATCTTACGTTTCGTCTTCTGTGATGTGGTGCTGCGTCTGCATCGTGGATTCCGTGGCAGACACATGCGACCGCGCTGCGAGCCCCAGCTGCCGGCCAgcgagctgctggagcatcCATCGCTATCGCACATTGTCTTTCAGCTGGCCTCGGCGCTCGATGTGCGCGGCCACTTCTCGGAGGGGCCGGAGTGCGACTGA